A DNA window from Campylobacter anatolicus contains the following coding sequences:
- the ubiE gene encoding bifunctional demethylmenaquinone methyltransferase/2-methoxy-6-polyprenyl-1,4-benzoquinol methylase UbiE, whose product MEKQEKIVQMFNDIAPTYDIANRVLSLGVDVSWRKYGCKCMLKRFIDKEINIVDVACGTGDMMGIWDEMAKQLGVNINELVGVDPSSGMLAQAKHKFPNFKFIEAYADNTTLSSDYAHILSISYGIRNVVERQVALREFNRVLKMGGYVVVLEFTKRHKNGLITTLRDFYLSKILPLIGGIISKNKEAYEYLPSSIENFLDAKAFCAELSDVGFEVELCKGFSMEISTLFIARKVAEC is encoded by the coding sequence TTGGAAAAACAAGAGAAGATAGTTCAGATGTTTAATGACATCGCACCGACTTATGACATCGCAAATAGAGTGCTGAGTCTTGGGGTCGATGTAAGTTGGCGTAAATATGGCTGCAAATGTATGCTGAAACGTTTTATAGATAAAGAGATAAATATCGTAGATGTGGCGTGTGGCACAGGTGATATGATGGGTATTTGGGATGAGATGGCTAAGCAACTTGGAGTGAATATAAACGAGCTAGTAGGCGTTGATCCATCAAGTGGGATGCTCGCTCAAGCTAAACATAAATTTCCAAATTTTAAATTTATTGAAGCTTATGCGGATAATACGACTTTGTCAAGCGATTACGCTCATATTTTAAGCATAAGCTACGGCATACGAAATGTAGTTGAGCGTCAAGTGGCTTTGCGTGAGTTTAACAGAGTGCTAAAAATGGGTGGTTATGTTGTCGTGCTAGAATTTACAAAACGCCATAAAAATGGGCTTATAACTACTTTGCGAGACTTTTATCTAAGTAAAATTCTCCCACTCATCGGTGGTATAATCTCAAAAAATAAAGAGGCATATGAGTATCTACCAAGCTCAATTGAAAATTTCTTAGACGCTAAAGCATTTTGTGCCGAACTAAGTGATGTTGGGTTTGAAGTGGAGCTTTGTAAGGGATTTAGTATGGAAATTTCAACTCTATTTATTGCACGAAAGGTGGCTGAGTGCTAA
- a CDS encoding CHAD domain-containing protein — MGLEIERKFLLKNENIIEFLSNEGVSFKRLNILQFYTKISKNDEIRYRSESGKFIKTIKFGSDLVREENESECDESEFKDALKNRIGSLITKNRYLFRINNNPCNIDIFDGDLNGLCIFEVEFKDEAEAVYYQLPSFLLNFVAIDVTCDKRYKNKHIALYGNPHASFELERVFDVLGNSTNLELNLPKNLKSKDALRVLFFKLYKEICAKKSEYESSDDDEALHQFRINLRKIRSILKAFDGVFDKKITKIFSDEFKNLANLTNTTRDLDVFLQFLKKQKHSDEIVSFITQARAVQSKQLKEILSDDKKNEFLKEWELFLLEDSSFYIGEFGSSSIVQISAKRLRNELVALQRQISRLNDSCENESFHKIRIELKRLRYVYDSFSHLFYIKEFDKFSKRLRFMQELFGDLQDRDIWLGILKNMPLGENLAKIENKIYRQIYKLREKILKKNIKFMRSSRIISRSLKIYYI; from the coding sequence CGATGAGATCCGCTACCGTAGTGAGAGTGGCAAATTTATAAAAACTATAAAATTTGGTAGTGATTTGGTGCGTGAAGAAAATGAGAGCGAGTGCGATGAGAGTGAGTTTAAAGATGCTCTTAAAAACCGCATAGGATCACTTATTACAAAGAATCGTTACCTTTTTCGTATAAATAACAACCCTTGCAACATTGACATTTTTGATGGCGATTTGAATGGACTTTGCATCTTTGAAGTGGAGTTTAAAGACGAAGCAGAAGCGGTGTATTATCAGCTACCAAGTTTTCTTTTAAATTTTGTAGCAATAGATGTAACCTGTGATAAACGCTACAAAAACAAACACATAGCACTTTATGGCAACCCACACGCTAGTTTTGAGCTAGAAAGAGTCTTTGACGTGCTTGGAAATAGCACTAATTTGGAGCTAAATTTACCTAAAAATTTAAAAAGCAAGGATGCCTTACGTGTGCTATTTTTTAAACTCTATAAAGAAATTTGTGCGAAAAAAAGTGAGTATGAGAGTAGCGACGATGATGAAGCGTTACATCAGTTTCGTATAAATTTGCGTAAAATACGCTCAATATTAAAAGCTTTTGATGGCGTTTTTGATAAAAAGATCACTAAAATTTTTAGTGATGAGTTTAAAAACTTAGCAAATTTAACAAATACAACGCGTGATTTAGACGTATTTTTGCAGTTTTTAAAAAAACAAAAACATAGCGATGAGATAGTTTCTTTTATCACTCAAGCAAGAGCAGTTCAGAGTAAGCAACTTAAAGAGATTTTAAGCGATGATAAAAAAAATGAGTTTTTAAAGGAGTGGGAGCTATTTTTGCTTGAAGATAGCAGCTTTTATATTGGTGAGTTTGGCAGTAGTAGTATCGTGCAAATTTCTGCAAAGAGACTGCGTAATGAGCTAGTAGCCCTTCAGCGTCAAATTTCACGTTTAAATGATAGTTGTGAAAATGAAAGCTTTCATAAGATTCGCATTGAGTTAAAACGACTTCGCTATGTTTATGATAGTTTCTCTCATCTTTTTTATATTAAAGAATTTGATAAATTTAGTAAACGACTTAGATTTATGCAGGAGCTTTTTGGGGATTTACAAGACCGCGATATATGGCTAGGAATTCTTAAAAATATGCCACTTGGCGAAAATTTAGCTAAAATAGAGAATAAAATTTATAGACAAATTTATAAACTTCGTGAAAAGATACTGAAAAAGAACATCAAATTTATGCGTAGCTCACGCATTATATCACGAAGCTTAAAAATTTATTATATTTAA